Below is a window of Culturomica massiliensis DNA.
AGAAGCCTTAAAGCTTCTCTCTGAGGTGGGTCCTGAGGGATTCGAACCCCCGACCCTCTGGGTGTAAACCAGATGCTCTGAACCAACTGAGCTAAGAACCCGTGCAATTCATTTTATTGCGGGACAAATGTAGTGCTTTTTTCTTTTTCTCCAAAACATCCGGTAAAAAGTTTACCAAAAATATTACATTTATATCTTTTCGAATTCTTTTATACCTTTACTGCCTTTAAAACATAAGCGTATGAATATCTGTGGGAGATCCGTCTGTTTCTTTTTATTATACTTACTCAGCCTCTCTGGCTCCGGAGAAACACCCTACTCTCCCGGAATAACTATTTCTTCGGATACGACGCTGACGTTTTCCGATACAATTGCCAAAACCATTCCTGCTCCCATTACATTCAGTTATAAAAATGTACGCGACTATATTTTCAATCAACTCAGCTATCCGCAAGCCGCCATCGACTCGACAATTCAAGGTACGGTCGTGCTTAAATTTACGATTATGCCCAGCGGGATAGTCGACAGTCTCCGGATCACCCAACCGGTCCATCCTCTTCTCGATGCGGAAGCATTACGCCTTTTCAAAGAAATGCCTCAATGGAAACCGGTCATATATCAGGGTAAACCCATTGCAGTTACTTATGAAATACCTGTCATATTTGAGTTAGTCGATCCGGAAAAGAAGTAGCATTTACTCCCGGTTTGTCATTTGAAAAATAAAAAAACACATTTCCCGGAAATGAAAAGATAAATTTTTAACATTGCCACAGGTAAATATTAATTTTATTTAACAATTCAACCCTTTTATATTTGAGAATAACCTCTACCTTTGCACCGTCTTTAGAAAAAGATTGTTTTTCATAAGTTTGTATGGTTTAGGTTAGTAGTTAGTAAATGTTTAAGGGTCGGTTTTCCGGCCCTTATCATTTTTTTATATACAAGCTTATTTCTCCCGTAAAAACAAATTGGAATCTATCGTTTAATACCCTATTTTTGCACCGGATTCAAACAGAAATCAAAAATACACCGGATTTCGGTACATTTATCATTTGTTAAATTCAGCACATATGAACGGAATCATCGAAATAGAAGGCATGGAATTTTTTGCATATCACGGTTGTTTTGAGGCAGAACAAATTGTCGGCAACAAATTCACGGTATATGCATGTTTACACTATGATTGCAGCCGGCCGGCCGAAAGCGACCAGATCACCGATGCCCTGAGCTATCAAACGGCTTATGAAATCATTGCCCGGGAGATGATGAAACGCTCCCATTTACTGGAACATGTGGGGCAGCGTATGTTAAATGCCCTGTACGAAACATTTCCTCAATTGACGTATGCCAAAATCAAAATTTCGAAGATGAACCCACCGTTAGGCGGTAAAATCGGCAGTACCAGCGTAACACTGGAAAAATAATTTTCCCGTACCTTTTTTTGGTAATTAATAAAAACGTCATATCTTTGCAACGCAAATCGCAACAAGGTCGGTTGGCCGAAAGGTTAGGCAACGGTCTGCAAAACCGTCTAAAGCAGTTCGATTCTGCTACCGACCTCGATAAACAAACAGCAATTATTTGGTAATCAAGTAATTGCTGTTTTTGTTTTACTGTGATTTGTCATTTTTGCACGACATTTGCACCACCAAAGAATAATTCAATAAAAAAAGCCGTATCCCTACTCATTTCTGACTAAAATTCATACCACCATCTGCAGAAAATGACAGGAAAAAGATAGTTTTTTCAGATTATGCAGTCTGTAAACAACGATATAAATCGACCTTAAAAAGATCAATCGTACATCAAAAGAGTGTCATTTGAATATTATCAAATACCATCCATAAGAAACTCGCTTGCCGGAATCATTTTAATTGTCATACCATTTTTTTCAAAAGTATCACTTTGATTAAGCGTGATGATCAACCCTTTTTGTAGTCCAAGATTCTGCATAGCTTTCAACAGGCCGTTATACTCCCTGTCGAAATTTTCATCATTTATCGTCAGACACACCTGTACGGCTTCTTTCAAAACATCCTTTTCCATCGTGATGGAAACCAGAATCCTGTTTCAAAAAAGTAGCTCTTTGCGAATCTATAACCAAAGCAATTTCGTCCTGTCTTATCATATCCGTAAATTCAAAATCATTTATCTTTCACTACAAAGACAGGAAATCTTTCAGTATGATGAAAGAATACTTTTAATCAAGTTGATATTTCAATCCCATAACCAAATTTCATCGATTTGGCAGAAGTTCCTGTCGATTGGGAAAAGCTGGAGCAAGCATCCACGGGGAAGCCTCCCGTTCCCAGCGTAAAACATTACGTCCGCATCAAGAAGAAGCCCTTAATAAAGCACATGAACACTTCAAAAGTTCGGGACATGACAGAGGCAAACTTATCATGGCCTGCGGAACGGGTAAAACATTTACCTCATTAAAGATTGCAGAACACGAAACCGAAGGCAAAGGACTAATCCTATTCCTGGTTCCTTCCATATCCTTATCAGGACAGACACTAAACGAATGGACGGCAGAGGCCAAACAACCGATCAACCCCATATGTATTTGTTCTGACAGCAAAATCACGCAGAAAAAAACCAAAAACGAGGATGATTCCGGTTTCAGCCTTGTTGATCTGGCCTTACCAGCCTGCACTGATAAATTTGCCGGTTTTAATTTTTGCTATCAATTAAACTTATAATTATACTTTAAATATAAAGTATAAAATATAAATTATATATATAATACATTATATTTAAATTATTAAAAACTACATTTTCAAACCTTCCCTTTTAGATTGTGAAACAATTGGTTTAGAAAGTAATAAATGCGTTTTTTCTATCGAATTCATATGTTCCGGACGTACTCCGGCATTTTTCGCATATTTCCTCCACTGTGAAACAACCTCGATCGTTTTATCAATAATCGTTTCAGGATGTGGAATGTTTTGACGTTTCCCAACTATTAACAGATCGTTATAATCAAATTTATCGCGTTTCCCATTAACAGACATCTGATGTTGTCCAATCCATCTCCCCCCCTCTGAATAGGCAAAAGACAAATCATACGCAGGGGCAAGAGACCATTTCCCATTCTTATCCATGAGAAACGAATGGTTCTTAGCATGGTCATCATGGTTACGGGCAACGACATTAAATACCATCCTTCTGAATAATTCGGAAATGTCTGCAGCAGGTAACCGAAGCATTCGTAAAATCTGAAAAGCCCGTTCATAAGATTGAGGTATATCCCGGTCCATATGTGCAATAGCACTTAGTGTTTGCATATGTATTTTATCCCCGCCATCGGTTCTGTCAAATCTCTTTGTCATAAAATGGGAATAATCGCCTTCTGACAAAAGAGAACTTTCCGACATATTTATGCCACAGTCTAATGCCATTTTATAATAAGCATATTCAACATTGCCTATGCCCATAGGATTATCACTCAATTTCGTGTTTTCTACGCCATCAAATTTAAGTAAATAATAGCCGAAACCTTCTGGCGCTTTTACCTGCCCGGATCGTACCTCTTTAGTTTTCGGATTATAGGCTATGATAGCCTTGGGCTTTGCCCCACCAGCCGAAGTCCCCACTTTCAATATATCGATAATCTTTTTATCAGCATTCTTTAAAGAAACCTGAAATGCTTCCCTCTCATTTAAGATCTTCTTCGCAAGTTCTGTCAATATATTGATTTCAATAACTGAAGAAGCCTCCAATTCAGCATCAAACGCTGCCGGGGAATATTCCAAAGCACCCATGGCTCTCTTACCTACGTAACAAAGCCTGTCTAAAGGAGTAATTTCTAGTCCCGGAATACCTTTGCTAATAAACCAATCCTCTATGATTTGGTTACCATACGCATCGGGTAGTGAATCTGCAATTAAACCAGGTAAACCTTTAAAGCATTTGTTTCTATTTTCCGGAAATATATACCTCTGCCCTTCTGCAGTCCTTAAAGGCATAACCAAAGGTGCAATTTCGAGAGAACTTTTTATAAATGATGGTTCGTACTCAAATATTGCAATATCTTTGTCCTTATCCCATACAAGAACACCCACATTACTGTCCCAAATTTTTACATCAACAATATTATTAGTCATTTTTGTTCATTTTTTTCCGTGCCCGGTATTTTTTTTTCCCCCTCATTTTTTTTAAAAGCACTGGACTTGGCAATGCTTCCGGAAACATTAATTCCAGTTTTTCCAACATATCCAAAGCCCGTAATATCCTGACAAAATGTTCTGTACTTACAGGCTTCCCTTTTTCCAAACGCTGTACAGTCGTCAGGCTTGCTCCACTCCACTCTGCAATATCTTTCTGAGTTATGTTACGTTCAAGACGGATTGCCTGTACCCTCCCTCCCATCTTTTCTAATATTTCCTGTTCACTAAGAAAAGTCCATTCCATTATATAATCTTTTCTTCAAAGATAAAAATAATACTTTAAATATAAAATAATATGCATATTTTATATATATAATAATTTATAATTAAAGTATTATATCTGTTTTATATTTTTCTTCCGGCTTTTTTGCCAACCTTTTCCCCTTTTGTAACTATTTGTGCAGGCACAAATATGTCAGCTTTTTGTTTCCGTTTCCCGACTTTTTGTTCTTCTAAATCCTTATCTTTTGGTTTTTCTTTTATACTATATGCCACCGAACTATATCCATATTTTTTTAAAACAAGGTTTTTTCTTCTTCAAATCTCTTTTCCCATTGTTCAGTCATTATCCCACTATCTAAAAATTTACTTACGCAATAAAGCGGGAAAGCCTATTCTTTTAAGAATGGGATGAGAGCGATTTTTATTTCATTTTTTGTTCATCAATATTTTTTTTGATAATGTTTTCAGAAATATGGCCAATGGTTTCTACGTAGAATGAACGTGTCCAGAGTGTAGATATTCGCGAACGAAGCGTTGCAAACTCATTTCCCAACACAAAAGAAGAAAAACCATTAAGTTGTGATACTATATGAGAAACTGAATCGGAAGGAGTGGCTTTGATAAACAGATGCAGGTGGTTTGACAGGATTTCTAAATTTTCTATATTCCATCCATTTTCATCTGCTTTCTGCATTAATAATTCTTTCAGTCTACACTCAATTTCACCAGTAAGTACTTTCCTTCTATATTTAGAACACCAGATAATATGATAATCTATATTGTATACACTCCCTGAATTTTATTTCCAACGATTATCCATAGATTTTTATTTACAAAAGGATTGAAAAATATGCGAATTAAAAATCAAACTAAACTTGCAAAAGTTATTGAATCTCGATATAAAACAAGGGAATGGGATAAAGAATGGTCAGTTATCACACATTTGACATATGTTTCGAAGATTGCTGTTTGCCGGAACTTCAATTCCCGAAATTTCAACGAAATAACTCAGATTTACGTATATTTGTCAAAACTTTTGAGTGCGAGTATCAATATTAAAGAAAGACTCTAGCTGAAATATGTCATTTTATTAGTGAAATATTCCATATCACAAATCTTCCTTATATGAAAAAAGCAGATAACAACTTTTTATCAGAACTGATGACAAAGGCCAATATGGGGTGGTGGGAAGCTGATTTAGAAAGCCAAAACTATATTTGCTCCGGATATATCTCGACATTGCTGGGATTAAAAGAAGACGGGGTTATCAGTTTCGACGACTTTAATAAACGCATAATCAAGGAAGAACAACACCATACAACGGTACATTCTTTTGACAACAACCAACAAATACCTGAAGTTGTTTATTTGCTGGATACCTGTAAGGGGGCAATTTGGATACGCAGTAAAATCTGTTTTCAAAGAACCGATGAAAACGGGAAAAATAAAATTTACGGTATAGCAGAAGCCCAGGACGGTCCTGATATGGCATCGGCATATCAAGCTTTGCAACGCAGTGAGCAAATTTTATACAACATATACAAGAATTTACCTGTCGGGATCGAATTATATGACAAGGACGGAATTCTGGTCGACTTAAACAATAAAGAACTGGATTTGTTTTATCTGGAGCGGAAAGAAGATTTATTGGGAATCAATATTTTTGACAACCCGATTTTTCCGGAAGAAATGAAAGAGAAGCTGAAGAAGAAAGAGGATGCAGATTTTACTTTCCGTTACGATTTCTCAAAAATCAACGGATATTATAAAACGAGGAAAAAGACAGGTACAATCGATCTTGTTACGAAAGTGACGGTTCTGTATGACAATAAAGGAAATCCGATCAACTATTTACTGATTAATGCAGATAAAACGGAAACAACCATTGCCTACAATAAAATACAGGAATTCGAAAGTTATTTTGAACTCGTAGGGGATTATGCCAAGGTGGGATACGCCAATTGCAATATTTTGACGAATGAAGGCTATGCTTTAAAGAGCTGGTATAAAAATATCGGGGAACAAGAAGGACGCCCGCTATCGGAAATCATCGGCATTTACGAGCATTTTCATTCCGAAGACCGGGCTGTGATCAATCAATTCATCAGCGATGTAAAAAAAGGGCAAGGCAACAAGCTGAGTCGTGAGGTAAGAGTTATCAGAGAAGACGGAAGTTATACATGGACACACGTCAATCTGCTACTGAACAAATATGCTCCACAAGATCATATCATCGAAATTATCTCTATCAATTATGATATTACCGAGTTAAAGAAAACAGAAGAACAACTTATCAAGGCCAAAAATAAAGCAGAACAATCCGACAGGTTGAAATCTGCCTTTCTCGCTAATATCAGTCACGAAATCCGTACCCCGTTGAATGCCATCGTCGGTTTTTCAAGTCTGCTCCCGAACCTGACCGATACGGAAGAACTCGAACTCTATTATACATTGATAGACCAGAATAATAATTTATTACTCAAATTACTCAATGATATTCTGGATTTTTCTAAAATAGAAGCCGGTCACACGGAACTTCACCCGGATTGGTTCAATTTATCGGATTTGATTGCTGAAACGATCGTTGAAAACACGCCCCATACTCCTCCCAATGTAAAACTTTTGTCTAAAATTCCAAAGCAGGACTATATCGTCGAACTTGACAGGCTTCAAACCAAACAAATCCTGAATAAGCTCATCTCTAATGCCCAAAAGAATACAATTCAAGGCCATATAGAAATCTCATATAAAACGAATAAGCAAAATGTCCAAATAAATGTTACGGACACAGGACACGGTATTCCGAAAGACAAATTAAAAATCATTTTCGAAAGATTTGAGAAACTGGATCCCTTCGCACAAGGTGTCGGGTTAGGGCTACCTATCATCAAATCCATCGTCGATATGATGAAAGGGAATATCACTGTTGACTCAAAAGTCGGAGCCGGCAGTACATTTAAAGTAACATTACCTTGCCGGATCAAAAAAGCAAACGAGTCGGTATCAGGCAATTTTTAAGCCGGAAATAATTACCGAATGTACATCACATCATTTTCAGGCCATGAGACTCCGTTCTGCCTGTAAGTGCAGCGCCGAATTAAAACGAAGCAGATATCCGGAGAAAATACACTCAATGATTACAGTGCAATTTACCGTATTTACCAATCAGGCCGCAGTAAATAAAACTTAAAGTCAGGACAACGCCCATAAGATAATAAAATCTCCATTCGTGAAGCCACTCGTAACCCACAAATATCAATATTTGCAATACCATATAGATCGTTGCGACATATGTGTGAGGCCATTTCAATTCGTTTGCCAGCAACTGATAGGCATGTTTCCGGTGTGCCTCGAATATGTTTTCACGCAGAATAATGCGGTGAACGATCGTCAGCAAACTGTCTATTCCATATACAACTAACAGAATCATATAGCTCAAATCCTGGGTCCGGAGAATCAGTTTCCCCAATATAAACAAGATCACAAAGGCCATACTTACGGAACCGACATCACCGGCAAAGCATTTCGCTTTTTTTCTGAAATTGAAAAAATTAAAGACCAGCAACGACAAACCTGTCACGTAAAGTAAACCGGGATCGATAAATGATACGACGTACCGGTCGATATACCAAAACATTCCGATAACGGCAAGGCTGTAACCACCTGTTATGCCGTTGATCCCGTCCATAAAATTATAAGCATTGATAATCCCGATGCAAAAGATTAAAACAAGGAATAAATAATACCAGGATAAGGAAAACAGTTCCCATTGGTAAAATAATAAGAGCATGGCGGTCATGTGAAATAACAACCGTTTTTTTTGAGATACTCCCCGGATATCGTCGACGAAGCTCACTCCGGCAATCAGCAGAAGCCCGGAAACAAACCAGAGATATTCAAATCCGTTACTGAAAAAATAGATTAAAATTCCCACAGAGAATACAATGCCGCCTCCCCGTAAAGTGATCCGGGTATGAGAACTTCTTTCGTTCGGCTTATCGATGATATTAAAATTGTCGGCTAGACGAAAATATAAAAGTTCTGCCGATAATAAAGTAATAAGTAAAATAAAGTAGTACATATCATTGGATTTACCGGAAACTACGAATGGTTTTTCTTAATCCCTCTTTGGCACTGACGGGCATATACCGGATATTTAGTACCTGCTTTAACTTTGTATTGGAAACGACATAATTTTCCGTCAGCTTGGCCAGCCTCTCCATGTTCAGGGGAAGATGCAGGAATCCACCCACCCGGGCACAGCCTTTCATCAGATTTTTATTGATTTTCCAGATATGAGGCAATTTTGTGAGTTCTTCACACATCAGTTCAATCAATTCATTCGTTGAAACGGCTTCGTCGTCCGCCATGTGATAAATGCCGGAAACCACGTTACGGGCGAGCAATTCTTCAATCACGTAACTGAGGTTGTCGATGGAAGTAAACGACCGTCTGTTATCAAAATCTCCCAAAGGCCAGGGCAGTCCTTTTTTCACCACCTGATACAAAAGATTCAGGTTCCCTTTATTGCCCGGGCCGTGTATCATACAGGGACGCAGGATATATACTTTTTTTCCGCAGTGTGCCGGGGAAGATACCGCCAGTTTTTCCTGAATATACTTTTCGGCAGCGATCTTACTTTCCCCGTAGGGACCTTTAGGAACCGGAATAATATCTTCCGTCAGTACCTCTCCCACCACAAAGTCGGCCGCCGCTTTTACGGAACTGAAAAAGATAAATTTCCGGGCCTCAGAAGCTAAAAAATAATCGAAGACTTTTTGAGTCAAGCCCGTATTGATATCGAAATACTCCTGCGCCCTGGTCCGTTTTTTTGTATCGTGCGCCTTTCCTGCCAAATGGATAATTGCATCGACGGACGGCAATTGTCCGGTTTCCAGGTCGTTCCAGGAATAAGTCTTTACAATCCCCTCTTTTTCAGGGCTGACGATATCCAACCCGAATAACCGATGTTCCCGACCTAAGGACGCGACAAGATTAGAGCCCACAAAACCGTGGACTCCGGTAAGTAAAACATTCATAAAGCCTATCAATTAAGTAACCGTTTTAAATTAACCATGCATTTCAATGTTTTAACAGTGTGTAAACAAGATGCATAGGGAAATATGAAATAAGTCAACGGACTTATTCATTTGAAGCGACAAGTCCCGAATAGATTTTCATGTGTTTTTCCACCACTATTTTCAGGGAAAACTGCTGTTCGGCCAACAAACGGGAATGCCGCCCGAACTCTTTTCTCAACCCGCCGTTCCTCACCAGTTCCAATATGGCCTTTGCCAGCATCCGGAAGTCTTTGGCCGGCACTAAAAAGCCGTTCCATCCCTCCCGGACACATTCCCTACAGCCGGGTACATCCGTCGTGATAACGGGCCGCCCCACTGCACAAGCTTCTATCAATGACTTGGGCAATCCTTCCCGGTAAGAAGGCAAAACAACGATGTCACTTTCCCGGTAAACCGCATACATATCCTTCCGGAATCCGATCCATTCCACATATCCGGGGTCCAGCAAAGGGAGTAAATCTGCCTCTTTCAAAACAGCCAGATTCCCCTTATCGCAGTCCCCAGCCAAAAGGAACACGGCTTTCCCGGCGCTCTCCTCCCGTATCATCCGGGCCGCGCCGATAAATTCCATGACCCCTTTGTCCCGTAATATCCGGGCCGGAAATAAAATATGCAATTTCTTTTTCTCCTCCGGCGGCGTCTCCCTGAACAGGTCCAAATCGACACCCGAACCTTTGATCAGATGTATATGGGAAGCAGGCACAAGGTGAAGCCCGGAGATCATTTTCACATCGTCGGGATTTTGCAGGATAAAAGAAAAATGACGGCTTTTAAACGCTATACGGATTAAAAAACGAATCATTTTCTGCACAACACCGTTACGTCCGTCCGTAAAATTATAGCCCAAACCGCTGATGGCATTCACCACCTTCCGGGAAAAAGTCAGTTTTGCGGCCAAAGAACCCAGCAATGCGGCCTTCAAAGTGATATGGTGTATAACGTCCGGACGGTAAATCCGGTAATATTTACAAAGCAGCCACAGGCATTTCAGTTCGTGAAAAGGATTCCGGCCGGATCTTTCAAAAGGAATAGCGATAAAACGGATTCCGGCAGCTTCCAGTTCTTTCCTCCTTCCGGTATCCGCCGTAAGCAAATACACCTCATACCCATCCTTTAAGGCCTGTAAAGCCAACGGAAGCCTGTGGGATATAAAAAACCAGTCTACATTGACCACAAAAAAAAGTTTCATAAATTCGAAATTCAGAAAATAAAAATCCCTGCCGGGAAACCGACAGGGCAACTCTTAACCTATAATATAACAATCGTTACATCAAAAAACGAAAAGCCGGAACAACCTCGATTTTAAAGTTATCTATCTCAAACCAATCTTCCTGCGACAAAGTAACAACCATTCCTTCCGAAAGCCGGTAAGTTCTCAAAGCATCCGTCAAACCTGCAAATTCACGTTCCCGGTTATCGGTATTCAAGTTCAAACACACCTGAACAGCTTTTATAACCTCCCCTCTATCCAGTACGATAAAATCGCATTCTCCTATCCCTCTATGGTAATATATATCTTTATACTTCATGCGTAAAAAATTATATACCATATTCTCCAACTTGTGTCCTTCGTCTCCTTTAATCTTACGTACGTTAGCCATCACAAGTCCTAAATCCGCTGCATATATTTTTTTGGGATTCACAGCCTGCCTCTTCAAAGAATAATCAAACATAGGCACAAAACTGAACAAATAACTTTGTTCCAAATGAGACAAATATTCTAATACGGTAGTTACAGAACCTATGCCTGAGGGCTCTCGTAATTTATTGGCAGAAGTAAGATTCCCTATATTAGCTAATAAATACAATGTCAAACGTTTCAAGCTTCTGACATCTTTTATTCCAAACCTGATCGCAATGTCTCTCACCAGAATATCTTCCAGAAGAGCCACCAGAATTTCCTCTAATCCGGTTTTCAGGAATTCGGGGAATCCTCCCATTCTCATGTATTCTTTCACTGCTTCCTCATCCGCTTTATAATCTTTAAAGCAGCAAAATTCAGAAAAAGAAAATGGGAACAATTCCGTTGTAAGATGCCGCCCTGTCAAACTGGTTCCCAACTCTCTGCTCAATAATGATGCATTGGAACCCGTTACAAAAACCCGGAAATTTTCATCCAATTTCTGACGCACGTATCTTTCCCACCCTTTTATAACCTGAATTTCATCAAAAACCAGTACCCTACATCCCGCTTCAGCGATCACAACATCCAGTTTCTGAAAATCAGAAATCTCAAAATCATAAAGCCGGGGATCATCAAAATTAACATAAAAAGCATTGGAATGCTTTTCCCTCAATAACTGATTTAATAATGTACTTTTCCCACACCTGCGAATTCCTGATACAATTAAAACATAATTTTCCACATCAGGCAAAGCCGCCAATCGTTCCCGCCTCATTCCAACATCCTTCAATGCAAGTGAATTTTGTTGATGTTGTATGATTATTTCTAAAAAATCCTGTTGTATCATATAAAACAAAGCTTTAATACAACAAAGATAATAGTTTCCATTTACATTGGAAAGTAGTTTCCAATATAAATGAAAACCTTATACAATGATTGCCCGAGTTCAAAGTAAATCCCCAAGCCTCAAATAAGCCGATGGAATCTCCCGGGACAATTTACAATCTGCCGTCTACATTTTCTTTGGCCAGAAAACCTTTGACATCAAATACGACACGCTTTTCACAGGTGAGTTTTCCAGTATCCAATCCGGTAAACTGCCGGTGGGCAACGGCCAGCACAACAGCGTCAAATTGTTCCTCCGGCAATACATTTTCCACCTGAAGCCCGTATTCTTTCCGGGCAATCCCGGGATTCACCCAGGGATCGTAAATCGTCACACACACATTATAGCTCTGTAAAGCCCTGACAATATCCACGACTTTGGTATTCCTTACATCCGGACAGTTTTCTTTAAACGTAAAGCCCAGTATCAGAACTTTGGCCTCCAGCACCTGTATTCCCTTTT
It encodes the following:
- a CDS encoding energy transducer TonB; this translates as MNICGRSVCFFLLYLLSLSGSGETPYSPGITISSDTTLTFSDTIAKTIPAPITFSYKNVRDYIFNQLSYPQAAIDSTIQGTVVLKFTIMPSGIVDSLRITQPVHPLLDAEALRLFKEMPQWKPVIYQGKPIAVTYEIPVIFELVDPEKK
- the folB gene encoding dihydroneopterin aldolase translates to MNGIIEIEGMEFFAYHGCFEAEQIVGNKFTVYACLHYDCSRPAESDQITDALSYQTAYEIIAREMMKRSHLLEHVGQRMLNALYETFPQLTYAKIKISKMNPPLGGKIGSTSVTLEK
- a CDS encoding DEAD/DEAH box helicase family protein gives rise to the protein MGKAGASIHGEASRSQRKTLRPHQEEALNKAHEHFKSSGHDRGKLIMACGTGKTFTSLKIAEHETEGKGLILFLVPSISLSGQTLNEWTAEAKQPINPICICSDSKITQKKTKNEDDSGFSLVDLALPACTDKFAGFNFCYQLNL
- a CDS encoding type II toxin-antitoxin system HipA family toxin — encoded protein: MTNNIVDVKIWDSNVGVLVWDKDKDIAIFEYEPSFIKSSLEIAPLVMPLRTAEGQRYIFPENRNKCFKGLPGLIADSLPDAYGNQIIEDWFISKGIPGLEITPLDRLCYVGKRAMGALEYSPAAFDAELEASSVIEINILTELAKKILNEREAFQVSLKNADKKIIDILKVGTSAGGAKPKAIIAYNPKTKEVRSGQVKAPEGFGYYLLKFDGVENTKLSDNPMGIGNVEYAYYKMALDCGINMSESSLLSEGDYSHFMTKRFDRTDGGDKIHMQTLSAIAHMDRDIPQSYERAFQILRMLRLPAADISELFRRMVFNVVARNHDDHAKNHSFLMDKNGKWSLAPAYDLSFAYSEGGRWIGQHQMSVNGKRDKFDYNDLLIVGKRQNIPHPETIIDKTIEVVSQWRKYAKNAGVRPEHMNSIEKTHLLLSKPIVSQSKREGLKM
- a CDS encoding helix-turn-helix domain-containing protein, translated to MEWTFLSEQEILEKMGGRVQAIRLERNITQKDIAEWSGASLTTVQRLEKGKPVSTEHFVRILRALDMLEKLELMFPEALPSPVLLKKMRGKKKYRARKKMNKND
- a CDS encoding PAS domain-containing sensor histidine kinase gives rise to the protein MKKADNNFLSELMTKANMGWWEADLESQNYICSGYISTLLGLKEDGVISFDDFNKRIIKEEQHHTTVHSFDNNQQIPEVVYLLDTCKGAIWIRSKICFQRTDENGKNKIYGIAEAQDGPDMASAYQALQRSEQILYNIYKNLPVGIELYDKDGILVDLNNKELDLFYLERKEDLLGINIFDNPIFPEEMKEKLKKKEDADFTFRYDFSKINGYYKTRKKTGTIDLVTKVTVLYDNKGNPINYLLINADKTETTIAYNKIQEFESYFELVGDYAKVGYANCNILTNEGYALKSWYKNIGEQEGRPLSEIIGIYEHFHSEDRAVINQFISDVKKGQGNKLSREVRVIREDGSYTWTHVNLLLNKYAPQDHIIEIISINYDITELKKTEEQLIKAKNKAEQSDRLKSAFLANISHEIRTPLNAIVGFSSLLPNLTDTEELELYYTLIDQNNNLLLKLLNDILDFSKIEAGHTELHPDWFNLSDLIAETIVENTPHTPPNVKLLSKIPKQDYIVELDRLQTKQILNKLISNAQKNTIQGHIEISYKTNKQNVQINVTDTGHGIPKDKLKIIFERFEKLDPFAQGVGLGLPIIKSIVDMMKGNITVDSKVGAGSTFKVTLPCRIKKANESVSGNF
- a CDS encoding MraY family glycosyltransferase, with amino-acid sequence MYYFILLITLLSAELLYFRLADNFNIIDKPNERSSHTRITLRGGGIVFSVGILIYFFSNGFEYLWFVSGLLLIAGVSFVDDIRGVSQKKRLLFHMTAMLLLFYQWELFSLSWYYLFLVLIFCIGIINAYNFMDGINGITGGYSLAVIGMFWYIDRYVVSFIDPGLLYVTGLSLLVFNFFNFRKKAKCFAGDVGSVSMAFVILFILGKLILRTQDLSYMILLVVYGIDSLLTIVHRIILRENIFEAHRKHAYQLLANELKWPHTYVATIYMVLQILIFVGYEWLHEWRFYYLMGVVLTLSFIYCGLIGKYGKLHCNH
- a CDS encoding NAD-dependent epimerase/dehydratase family protein — its product is MNVLLTGVHGFVGSNLVASLGREHRLFGLDIVSPEKEGIVKTYSWNDLETGQLPSVDAIIHLAGKAHDTKKRTRAQEYFDINTGLTQKVFDYFLASEARKFIFFSSVKAAADFVVGEVLTEDIIPVPKGPYGESKIAAEKYIQEKLAVSSPAHCGKKVYILRPCMIHGPGNKGNLNLLYQVVKKGLPWPLGDFDNRRSFTSIDNLSYVIEELLARNVVSGIYHMADDEAVSTNELIELMCEELTKLPHIWKINKNLMKGCARVGGFLHLPLNMERLAKLTENYVVSNTKLKQVLNIRYMPVSAKEGLRKTIRSFR
- a CDS encoding glycosyltransferase family 4 protein gives rise to the protein MKLFFVVNVDWFFISHRLPLALQALKDGYEVYLLTADTGRRKELEAAGIRFIAIPFERSGRNPFHELKCLWLLCKYYRIYRPDVIHHITLKAALLGSLAAKLTFSRKVVNAISGLGYNFTDGRNGVVQKMIRFLIRIAFKSRHFSFILQNPDDVKMISGLHLVPASHIHLIKGSGVDLDLFRETPPEEKKKLHILFPARILRDKGVMEFIGAARMIREESAGKAVFLLAGDCDKGNLAVLKEADLLPLLDPGYVEWIGFRKDMYAVYRESDIVVLPSYREGLPKSLIEACAVGRPVITTDVPGCRECVREGWNGFLVPAKDFRMLAKAILELVRNGGLRKEFGRHSRLLAEQQFSLKIVVEKHMKIYSGLVASNE